Proteins encoded together in one Epinephelus moara isolate mb chromosome 2, YSFRI_EMoa_1.0, whole genome shotgun sequence window:
- the LOC126407792 gene encoding extracellular calcium-sensing receptor-like produces the protein MHKAGDVILGGLFQVHFFSVFPDLSFTSKPQHPTCHSFDVLGFRQAQTMAFAIDEINRNSNLLPNVILGYSLYDNCVKLGIAFRAALSLASGREEQFMLDKTCAGNPPVQGIVGDSSSTRSIAISSVLGLYRVPMVSYFATCSCLSDRQKFPSFFRTIPSDAFQVRAMIQILRRFGWTWAGLLVSDDDYGLHAARSFQSDLAQSGGGCLAYLEVLPWGNDPAELRRIVEVMRKSTARVVIVFAHQSHMINLMKEVVRQNVTGLQWMASEAWTAATVLQTPQLMPYLGGTLGIAIRRGHIPGFRDFVLQIRPDLQHNNSYENNLVNQFWEHTFQCKFAPPQAGWVEAGGSLCTGQEDLENADTELLDTSNLRPEYNVYKAVYALAYALDDMLQCEPGRGPFSGHSCGSLQRLEPWQLVYYLEKVNLTTAFGDQVSFDENGDALPIYDVMNWLWLPDRRTKVQNVGEVKESAKGEELTLDEDKIFWNFESKQPPRSVCSESCPPGTRMARKKGEPECCFDCIPCSEGKISNSTDSMECTSCPEDFWSSPQRDHCVSKKTEFLSYYEPLGICLTTASLLGTFICVIVLGIFICHHGTPIVRANNSELSFQLLLSLKLCFLCSLLFIGRPRLWTCQLRHAAFGISFVLCISCILVKTMVVLAVFKASKPGGGALLKWFGLMQQRGTVLVLTSIQAAICTAWIVSSSPAPHKNTQYHNDKIVYECVVGSTIGFAVLLGYIGLLAILSFLLAFLARNLPDTFNEAKLITFSMLIFCAVWVAFVPAYVSSPGKYADVVEVFAILASGFGLLVSLFGPKCHIILLRPERNTKKAIMSRGIES, from the exons ATGCACAAGGCTGGAGATGTGATTCTGGGTGGGCTGTTTCAGGTCcacttcttttctgtctttcctgacTTGTCTTTTACCTCAAAGCCACAACACCCAACCTGCCACAG TTTTGATGTTCTAGGATTCAGGCAAGCCCAGACCATGGCCTTTGCTATTGATGAGATCAACAGAAACTCCAACCTGCTGCCTAATGTGATTCTGGGTTATAGTCTTTATGACAACTGCGTCAAACTAGGAATTGCATTCCGTGCAGCGTTGTCATTAGCCAGTGGTCGAGAGGAGCAGTTTATGTTGGACAAGACATGTGCAGGAAACCCTCCAGTCCAAGGAATTGTGGGTGATTCTTCCTCTACACGTTCTATTGCCATCTCCTCTGTCTTAGGTTTGTACAGAGTACCTATG GTGAGTTATTTTGCCACATGTTCGTGCCTGAGTGACCGGCAGAAGTTTCCATCCTTTTTTAGGACAATCCCAAGCGATGCTTTCCAG GTGCGTGCTATGATTCAGATTCTCAGGCGCTTTGGCTGGACTTGGGCAGGTCTGCTGGTCAGTGATGATGATTATGGACTCCATGCTGCCCGATCCTTCCAATCTGACCTGGCTCAGTCTGGTGGAGGCTGTCTGGCCTACTTAGAGGTTTTGCCCTGGGGCAATGATCCAGCTGAACTAAGGAGGATTGTGGAGGTTATGAGGAAGTCTACAGCTCGTGTAGTCATTGTGTTTGCACATCAAAGTCACATGATCAACCTCATGAAAGAG GTGGTGAGGCAGAATGTGACAGGCCTGCAGTGGATGGCCAGTGAAGCCTGGACTGCAGCTACTGTGCTTCAGACTCCTCAGCTTATGCCGTACCTGGGTGGCACTCTGGGCATTGCTATCCGTCGAGGACACATACCAGGGTTCAGGGACTTTGTGCTACAAATACGTCCTGACCTTCAACACAACAACAGCTATGAAAATAACCTG GTAAATCAGTTTTGGGAACACACATTTCAGTGTAAATTTGCACCACCTCAAGCAGGTTGGGTGGAAGCTGGGGGATCACTATGCACTGGACAGGAAGATTTAGAGAATGCGGACACTGAATTATTGGACACTTCAAACCTCAGGCCAGAGTACAACGTGTACAAGGCTGTGTATGCCCTGGCATATGCTCTTGATGACATGCTGCAGTGTGAGCCTGGGAGAGGACCTTTCAGTGGGCACAGCTGTGGCAGTTTGCAAAGACTGGAGCCATGGCAG CTTGTGTATTACTTGGAAAAGGTCAACTTAACTACAGCATTTGGTGATCAAGTGTCATTTGATGAGAATGGTGATGCCTTACCAATATATGATGTCATGAACTGGTTGTGGCTCCCTGATAGACGAACTAAAGTTCAGAATGTAGGTGAGGTGAAAGAGTCAGCCAAAGGTGAAGAACTCACACTTGATGAAGACAAAATCTTCTGGAACTTTGAATCCAAACAG CCTCCCCGGTCAGTGTGCAGTGAGAGCTGTCCTCCAGGTACCCGCATGGCCAGAAAGAAGGGAGAACCTGAGTGCTGTTTTGACTGCATCCCCTGTTCTGAGGGAAAGATCAGCAATTCAACTG ACTCCATGGAATGCACCAGTTGTCCAGAGGATTTCTGGTCCAGCCCTCAACGTGACCACTGTGTTTCTAAGAAAACTGAGTTCCTCTCCTACTACGAGCCTCTGGGTATCTGTTTGACAACTGCATCATTGTTGGGCACATTTATATGTGTTATTGTTCTAGGAATCTTTATCTGTCATCATGGCACCCCTATAGTACGTGCAAACAATTCAGAACTTAGTTTCCAGCTATTGCTGTCTCTTAAATTATGTTTCCTTTGCTCACTGCTCTTTATTGGACGTCCCAGGCTGTGGACATGCCAACTGAGACATGCAGCATTTGGGATCAGCTTTGTGCTTTGTATATCATGCATCCTGGTGAAAACCATGGTGGTTCTGGCTGTGTTCAAGGCCTCCAAGCCAGGAGGTGGAGCTCTTCTGAAGTGGTTTGGTCTTATGCAGCAGAGAGGAACAGTTCTGGTTCTTACTTCTATTCAGGCAGCAATCTGCACTGCTTGGATTGTCTCTTCCTCACCAGCCCCTCATAAAAACACTCAATACCACAATGACAAGATAGTTTATGAGTGTGTAGTTGGGTCCACAATTGGTTTTGCAGTGTTACTGGGCTATATTGGCTTACTGGCCATCCTCAGTTTTCTGTTAGCATTCCTGGCAAGGAATCTTCCAGATACTTTCAATGAGGCCAAACTCATCACTTTCAGTATGCTGATCTTCTGTGCAGTGTGGGTGGCTTTTGTCCCTGCTTATGTCAGTTCACCAGGCAAATATGCAGATGTAGTTGAGGTATTTGCCATCCTGGCTTCAGGTTTTGGCCTTTTGGTGTCACTGTTTGGACCCAAATGTCACATTATCCTGTTGAGGCCAGAGAGGAACACAAAGAAAGCAATCATGAGTCGTGGCATTGAGTCATAA
- the LOC126407802 gene encoding extracellular calcium-sensing receptor-like — protein MHKAGDMVLGGLFQVHFFSVFPDLSFTSEPQQPTCNSFDVLGFRRAQTMAFAIDEINRNSNLLPNVTLGYSLYDNCVKLGIAFRAALSLASGREEQFMLDKTCAGNPPVLGIVGDSSSTRSIAISSVLGLYRVPMVSHFATCSCLSDRQKFPSFFRTIPSDAFQVRAMIQILRRFGWTWAGLLISDDDYGLHAARSFQSDLAQSGGGCLAYLEVLPWGNDPAELRRIVEVMRKSTARVVIVFAHESHMINLMKEVVRQNVTGLQWMASEAWTAATVLQTPQLMPYLGGTLGIAIRQGHIPGFRDFVLQIRPELQHNNSYENYLVNQFWEHTFQCKFAPPQAGWVEAGGSLCTGQEDLENVDTELLDTSDLRPEYNVYKAVYALAYALDDMLQCEPGRGPFSGHSCGSLQRLEPWQLVYYLEKVNFTTAFGDQVSFDENGDALPIYDVMNWLWLPDRRTKVQNVGEVKESAKGEELTLDEDKIFWNFESKQPPQSVCSESCPPGTRMARKKGEPECCFDCIPCSEGKISNMTDSMECSCPEDFWSSPQRDHCVSKKTEFLSYYEPLGICLTTASLLGTFICVIVLGIFIHHRGTPIVRANNSELSFQLLLSLKLCFLCSLLFIGRPRLWTCQLRHAAFGISFVLCISCILVKTMVVLAVFKASKPGGEALLKWFGLLQQRGTVLVLTSIQGAICTAWLVSSSPAPHKNTQYHNDKIVYECVVGSTVGFAVLLGYIGLLAILSFLLAFLARNLPDTFNEAKLITFSMLIFCAVWVAFVPAYVSSPGKYADVVEVFAILASSFGLLVSLFGPKCYIILLRPERNTKKAIMGRGIES, from the exons ATGCACAAGGCTGGAGATATGGTTCTGGGTGGGCTGTTTCAGGTCcacttcttttctgtctttcctgacCTGTCTTTTACCTCAGAGCCACAACAGCCTACCTGCAACAG TTTTGATGTTCTAGGATTCAGGCGGGCCCAGACCATGGCCTTTGCTATTGATGAGATCAACAGAAACTCCAACCTGCTGCCTAATGTGACTCTGGGATACAGTCTTTATGACAACTGCGTCAAACTAGGAATTGCATTCCGTGCGGCGTTGTCATTAGCCAGTGGTCGAGAGGAGCAGTTTATGTTGGACAAGACCTGTGCAGGAAACCCTCCAGTCCTAGGAATTGTGGGTGATTCTTCCTCTACACGTTCTATTGCCATCTCCTCTGTCTTAGGTTTGTACAGAGTACCTATG GTGAGTCATTTTGCCACATGTTCGTGCCTGAGTGACCGGCAGAAGTTTCCATCCTTTTTTAGGACGATTCCAAGTGATGCTTTCCAG GTGCGTGCTATGATTCAGATTCTCAGGCGCTTTGGCTGGACTTGGGCAGGTCTGCTGATCAGTGATGATGATTATGGACTCCATGCTGCCCGATCCTTCCAATCTGACCTAGCTCAGTCTGGTGGAGGCTGTCTGGCCTACTTAGAGGTTTTGCCCTGGGGCAATGATCCAGCTGAACTAAGGAGGATTGTGGAGGTCATGAGGAAGTCTACAGCTCGTGTGGTCATTGTGTTTGCACATGAAAGTCACATGATCAACCTCATGAAAGAG GTGGTGAGGCAGAACGTGACAGGCCTGCAGTGGATGGCCAGTGAAGCCTGGACTGCAGCTACTGTGCTTCAGACTCCTCAGCTCATGCCGTACCTGGGTGGCACTCTGGGCATTGCTATCCGTCAAGGACACATACCAGGGTTCAGGGACTTTGTGCTACAAATACGTCCTGAActacaacacaacaacagctaTGAAAATTACCTG GTAAATCAGTTTTGGGAACACACATTTCAGTGTAAATTTGCACCACCTCAAGCAGGTTGGGTGGAAGCTGGGGGATCTCTATGCACTGGACAGGAAGATCTAGAGAATGTGGACACTGAATTGTTGGACACTTCAGACCTCAGGCCAGAGTATAACGTGTACAAGGCTGTGTATGCCCTGGCATATGCTCTTGATGACATGCTGCAGTGTGAGCCAGGCAGAGGACCTTTCAGTGGGCACAGCTGTGGCAGTTTGCAAAGACTGGAGCCATGGCAG CTTGTGTATTACTTggaaaaggtcaacttcactacAGCATTTGGTGATCAAGTGTCATTTGATGAGAATGGTGATGCCTTACCAATATATGATGTCATGAACTGGTTGTGGCTCCCTGATAGACGAACTAAAGTTCAGAATGTAGGTGAGGTTAAAGAGTCAGCCAAAGGTGAAGAACTCACACTTGATGAAGACAAAATCTTCTGGAACTTTGAATCCAAACAG CCACcccagtcagtgtgcagtgagaGCTGTCCTCCAGGTACCCGCATGGCCAGAAAGAAGGGGGAACCTGAGTGCTGTTTTGACTGCATCCCTTGTTCTGAGGGAAAGATCAGCAATATGACTG ACTCCATGGAATGCAGTTGTCCAGAGGATTTCTGGTCCAGCCCTCAACGTGACCACTGTGTTTCTAAGAAAACTGAGTTCCTCTCCTACTACGAGCCTCTGGGTATCTGCCTGACAACTGCCTCATTGTTGGGCACATTTATATGTGTTATTGTTCTAGGAATCTTTATCCATCATCGTGGCACCCCTATAGTGCGGGCCAACAATTCAGAACTGAGTTTCCAGCTATTGCTGTCTCTTAAATTATGTTTCCTTTGCTCACTGCTCTTTATTGGACGTCCCAGGCTGTGGACATGCCAACTGAGACATGCAGCATTTGGGATCAGCTTTGTGCTTTGTATATCATGCATCCTGGTGAAAACCATGGTGGTTCTGGCTGTGTTCAAGGCCTCCAAGCCAGGAGGTGAAGCTCTTCTGAAGTGGTTTGGTCTTTTGCAGCAGAGAGGAACAGTTCTGGTTCTTACTTCTATTCAGGGAGCAATCTGCACTGCTTGGCTTGTCTCTTCCTCACCAGCTCCTCATAAAAACACTCAATACCACAATGACAAGATAGTTTATGAGTGTGTAGTTGGGTCCACAGTTGGTTTTGCAGTGTTACTGGGCTATATTGGCTTACTGGCCATCCTCAGCTTCCTGTTAGCATTCCTGGCAAGGAATCTTCCAGATACTTTCAATGAGGCCAAACTCATCACTTTCAGCATGCTGATCTTCTGTGCAGTGTGGGTGGCCTTTGTCCCTGCTTATGTCAGTTCACCAGGCAAATATGCAGATGTAGTTGAGGTATTTGCCATCCTGGCCTCAAGTTTTGGCCTCTTGGTGTCACTGTTTGGGCCTAAATGTTACATCATCCTGTTGAGACCAGAGAGGAACACAAAGAAAGCAATCATGGGTCGTGGCATTGAGTCATAA
- the LOC126407759 gene encoding extracellular calcium-sensing receptor-like codes for MSAFLDINLFLLVYFMLLYTYFSSAMISPLYSTSCQLLGQFHLNGMHKAGDVVLGGLFQVHFFSVFSDLSFTSKPQHPTCHSFDVLGFRRAQTMAFAIDEINRNSNLLPNVTLGYSLYDNCGKLGIAFRAALSLASGREEQLMLDKTCAGNPPVQGIVGDSSSTRSIAISSVLGLYRVPMVSHFATCSCLSDRQKFPSFFRTIPSDAFQVRAMIQILRHFGWTWAGLLISDDDYGLHAARSFQSDLAQSGGGCLAYLEVLPWGNDPAELRRIVEVMRKSTARVVIVFAHQSHMINLMKEVVRQNMTGLQWMASEAWTAATVLQTPQLMPFLGGTLGIAIRRGHIPGFRDFLLQILPDLQHNNNYENYLVNQFWEHTFQCKFAPPQAGWVEAGGSLCTGQEDLENVDTELLHTSDLRPEYNVYKAVYALAYALDDMLQCKPGRGPFSGHSCGSLQRLEPWQLVYYLEKVNFTTTFGDKVSFDENGDALPIYDVMNWLWLPDGRTKVQNVGEVKESAKGEELTLDEDKIFWNFESKQPPRSVCSESCPPGTRMARKKGEPECCFDCILCSEGKISNTTDSIKCTSCPEDFWSSPQRDHCVPKKTEFLSYNEPLGICLTTASLLGTFICVVVLGIFIHHRGTPIVRANNSELSFQLLLSLKLCFLCSLLFIGRPRLWTCQLRHAAFGISFVLCISCILVKTMVVLAVFKASKPGGGSHLKWFGPLQQRGTVLVLTSIQAAICTAWLVSSSPAPHKNTQYHNDKIVYECVVGSTVGFGVLLGYIGLLAILSFLLAFLARNLPDTFNEAKLITFSMLIFCAVWVAFVPAYVSSPGKYADAVEVFAILASGFGLLVSLFGPKCHIILLRPERNTKKAIVGRGIES; via the exons ATGTCTGCATTTTTAGATATCAACTTGTTCTTGCTGGTGTACTTCATGTTGTTGTATACCTACTTTTCCTCTGCCATGATCTCTCCTCTTTATTCCACCTCCTGCCAGTTACTGGGACAATTTCATCTAAATGGGATGCACAAAGCTGGAGATGTGGTTCTGGGTGGGCTGTTTCAGGTCcacttcttttctgtcttttctgacTTGTCTTTTACCTCGAAGCCACAACACCCAACCTGCCACAG TTTTGATGTTTTAGGATTCAGGCGGGCCCAGACCATGGCCTTTGCTATTGATGAGATCAACAGAAACTCCAACCTGCTGCCTAATGTGACTCTGGGTTATAGTCTTTATGACAACTGCGGCAAACTAGGAATTGCATTCCGTGCAGCGTTGTCATTAGCCAGTGGTCGAGAGGAGCAGTTAATGCTGGACAAGACCTGTGCAGGAAACCCTCCAGTCCAAGGCATTGTGGGTGATTCTTCCTCCACACGTTCTATTGCCATCTCCTCTGTCTTAGGTTTGTACAGAGTACCTATG GTGAGTCATTTTGCCACATGTTCGTGCCTGAGTGACCGGCAGAAGTTCCCATCCTTTTTTAGGACAATCCCAAGTGATGCTTTCCAG GTGCGTGCTATGATTCAGATTCTGAGGCACTTTGGCTGGACTTGGGCAGGTCTGCTGATCAGTGATGATGATTATGGACTCCATGCTGCCCGATCCTTCCAATCTGACCTGGCTCAGTCTGGTGGAGGCTGTCTGGCCTACTTAGAGGTTTTGCCCTGGGGCAATGATCCAGCTGAACTAAGGAGGATTGTGGAGGTTATGAGGAAGTCTACAGCTCGTGTGGTCATTGTGTTTGCACATCAAAGTCACATGATCAACCTCATGAAAgag GTGGTGAGGCAGAACATGACAGGCCTGCAGTGGATGGCCAGTGAAGCCTGGACTGCAGCTACTGTGCTTCAGACTCCTCAACTCATGCCATTCCTGGGTGGCACTCTGGGCATTGCTATCCGTCGAGGACACATACCAGGATTCAGGGACTTTCTGCTGCAAATACTTCCTGAcctacagcacaacaacaacTATGAAAATTACCTG gTAAATCAGTTTTGGGAACACACATTTCAATGTAAATTTGCACCACCTCAAGCAGGTTGGGTGGAGGCTGGGGGATCTCTATGCACTGGACAGGAAGATCTAGAGAATGTGGACACTGAATTATTGCACACTTCAGATCTCAGGCCGGAGTATAACGTGTACAAGGCTGTGTATGCCCTGGCATATGCTCTTGATGACATGCTGCAGTGTAAGCCAGGGAGAGGACCTTTCAGTGGGCACAGCTGTGGCAGTTTGCAAAGACTGGAGCCATGGCAG CTTGTGTATTACTTggaaaaggtcaacttcaccaCAACATTTGGTGATAAAGTGTCTTTTGATGAGAATGGTGATGCCTTACCAATATATGATGTCATGAACTGGTTGTGGCTCCCTGATGGACGAACTAAAGTTCAGAATGTAGGTGAGGTGAAAGAGTCAGCCAAAGGTGAAGAACTCACACTTGATGAAGACAAAATCTTCTGGAACTTTGAATCCAAACAG CCACCCCGGTCAGTGTGCAGTGAGAGCTGTCCTCCAGGTACCCGCATGGCCAGAAAGAAGGGAGAACCTGAGTGCTGTTTTGACTGCATCCTTTGTTCTGAGGGAAAGATCAGTAATACAACTG ACTCCATAAAGTGCACCAGTTGTCCAGAGGATTTCTGGTCCAGCCCTCAACGTGACCACTGTGTTCCTAAGAAAACAGAGTTCCTCTCCTATAATGAGCCTCTGGGTATCTGCCTGACAACTGCCTCATTGTTGGGCACATTTATATGTGTTGTTGTGCTGGGAATCTTTATCCATCATCGTGGCACCCCTATAGTACGTGCCAACAATTCAGAACTGAGTTTCCAGCTATTGCTGTCTCTTAAATTATGTTTCCTTTGCTCACTGCTCTTTATTGGACGTCCCAGGCTGTGGACATGCCAACTGAGACATGCAGCATTTGGGATCAGCTTTGTGCTTTGTATATCATGCATCCTGGTGAAAACCATGGTGGTTCTGGCTGTGTTCAAGGCCTCCAAGCCAGGAGGTGGATCCCATCTGAAGTGGTTTGGTCCTTTGCAGCAGAGAGGAACAGTTCTGGTTCTTACTTCTATTCAGGCAGCAATCTGCACTGCTTGGCTTGTCTCTTCCTCACCAGCTCCTCATAAAAACACTCAATACCACAATGACAAGATAGTTTATGAGTGTGTAGTTGGGTCCACAGTTGGTTTTGGAGTGTTACTGGGCTATATTGGCTTACTGGCCATCCTCAGTTTTCTGTTAGCATTCCTGGCAAGGAATCTTCCAGATACTTTCAATGAGGCCAAACTCATCACTTTCAGCATGCTGATCTTCTGTGCAGTGTGGGTGGCCTTTGTCCCTGCTTATGTCAGTTCACCAGGCAAATATGCAGATGCAGTTGAGGTATTTGCCATCCTTGCTTCAGGTTTTGGCCTCTTGGTGTCACTGTTTGGACCCAAATGTCACATTATCCTGTTGAGGCCAGAGAGGAACACAAAGAAAGCAATCGTGGGTCGTGGCATTGAGTCATAA